TGTTTTCAATTAATAATTTAAAGATGATGGAAGTGATAGATATAGATTCAGGAGCTAAATTGGGATTTATAAAAGATTTTAAAATAGATACTTCTGAGTATAAAATTATATCTATAATACTACCAGGAGAAAAAGGAGTATGGTTTAGTAAGAATGAGGATTTAGAGATATCTTGGGAATGTATAATAAAAATAGGAGTAGATGTAATATTAGTACAAAGTCCTAGAGGCCCATTAGTAGATGAACAGTAGAATTTTTAATAAAATAGTGTATAATAGTTAATATAATGTTGGAAGGAGGGCGTAGTATAGTGAAGTGTCCATATTGTGCATATGAAGAAAGTAAGGTAGTGGATTCAAGATCTACTGATGATAATACAGCCATAAGAAGAAGAAGAGAATGTTTAAATTGTAGCAAAAGATATACTACTTATGAAAAAATAGAAGATATCCCAATTTTAGTTATAAAAAAGGACGCCAGCAGAGAGTATTTTGATAAATCTAAAATAATAGCAGGGCTCATTAAAGCTTGCCAAAAAAGACCGGTTTCAAGAGCGCAGATAGAGGAAATAGCAGACGAAGTAGAAAAGGTTTTAAGCAATGAAATGATTACAGAAGTTAAGTCGGATTTGATTGGTGAAATTATTATGAAAAAGTTAAAAGATGTAGATGAGGTGTCCTATGTACGATTCGCATCCGTATATAGGCAGTTTAAAGATATTAATACTTTTATGGAGGAAATAAAAACTTTAATGTATAATAAATAAATTTTATTTTTAAAGTGGAGTAAAATTTTATATGAGGTGAAACATGATAGTTAAGAACATAGGAGAATATAGATTTATAGGAGAAGAATTTCAGGACTTGATTTTGTATTTTTCAACAGCTAAAGGTGGATTGAATTTTAATAAAAATACCAGTAAAGGATTAGAAAATATTAATAAATTAAAAGAATGGTTTGGTGCAGAAGAGGTAGGTTATTTAAATCAAATTCATAGTAATATAATAGTGGATTACCATGGAGAAGTACAGGATGGAGATGGAATTATTACCAATAAAAAATCAGTAGCTATAGGTGTTTTTACAGCAGATTGTGTGCCAATAATTATTTTTGATAAAAAAAGACAAGTAATTGCTGCGGTGCACAGTGGATGGAAGGGTACATATAATTTTATATTAAGTGATATAATAAAAAATATGATGGACAAGTATTTTGTACAAAGTAAAGATATAGTAGTTTATATTGGACCTCATATAAATAAATGCTGTTATAAAGTAGGAGAAGAATTAATTAGAGACTTTAAAAATGTGAAAATTTATGGCGAAAATGTAGTATGTGGTGATAAGTTAGATTTAACTCTATGTATTAAAAAACAATGCTTAAACTATAATATACCTGAAGAAAATATAAAAATATTGAATTCATGTACCTTCTGTGACGAAGAAAATGAATGGTTTTCCTATAGAAAACATAGAACTTCTAATAGAATGTTTTCATTTATAATGTTGAAGAAATAGGGGGAATCAGTATGGAAGAAAAGATATTAGTGGTGGACGATGAGGAACATATAAGGGAGCTTATAAAATTCAATTTAGAGAAAAATGGATATAAAGTTGGGTGTGCAGTAGATGGCAATGAAGCTCTAGAATATGTAAGAAAGCACATACCTAAATTAATATTATTAGACTTAATGCTTCCTGGCA
The DNA window shown above is from Haloimpatiens massiliensis and carries:
- the nrdR gene encoding transcriptional regulator NrdR, coding for MKCPYCAYEESKVVDSRSTDDNTAIRRRRECLNCSKRYTTYEKIEDIPILVIKKDASREYFDKSKIIAGLIKACQKRPVSRAQIEEIADEVEKVLSNEMITEVKSDLIGEIIMKKLKDVDEVSYVRFASVYRQFKDINTFMEEIKTLMYNK
- a CDS encoding YlmC/YmxH family sporulation protein, yielding MFSINNLKMMEVIDIDSGAKLGFIKDFKIDTSEYKIISIILPGEKGVWFSKNEDLEISWECIIKIGVDVILVQSPRGPLVDEQ
- the pgeF gene encoding peptidoglycan editing factor PgeF, with the translated sequence MIVKNIGEYRFIGEEFQDLILYFSTAKGGLNFNKNTSKGLENINKLKEWFGAEEVGYLNQIHSNIIVDYHGEVQDGDGIITNKKSVAIGVFTADCVPIIIFDKKRQVIAAVHSGWKGTYNFILSDIIKNMMDKYFVQSKDIVVYIGPHINKCCYKVGEELIRDFKNVKIYGENVVCGDKLDLTLCIKKQCLNYNIPEENIKILNSCTFCDEENEWFSYRKHRTSNRMFSFIMLKK